The region CCGACGACGTGGCAACGCTCCTCGACGCGCTCAAGGTAGAACGGGCGGTGTTGTGCGGGCTATCGATGGGAGGCTACGTCGCCCTGGCGTTCTGGCGGCGCCATCGCGCGCGCGTGCGCGGACTCGTCCTCATGGACACCCGCGCCGGCGCCGATGACCCCGAAGCCCGCGAGCGCCGCAACCAGATGATCGCCACCGCCCGCGAGCGCGGAAGCGCCGCCATCGCCGACGCGATGATCACCGGGATGGTCGGCAAGCGGACCCGCGAGAAGTGCCCGGAGGTCGTGGACGACGTGCACCGCATGCTGGAAAGCGCGCCCGTCGAGGGGGTCATCGGCGCGCTCCAGGCCCTGCGCGACCGTCCCGATTCCACGTCAACGTTAGGCACGATCGACGTCCCCACGCTCATCGTCGTCGGCGAGGACGACACCCTCACCCCGCCCAGCGAGGCCATGCTCCTGCACGCGGGGATTCGTGGCAGCTCCCTCGAGGTGATTGCCGGCGCGGGTCACGTGTCCAACGTCGAGCGGCCGGCCGCGGTGAATCATGTGCTCACGGAGTTCCTGGCGAGGCTTTCACTCTCTTGAGAGGACGAGAGGACGAGAGGACGAGAGGACGAGAGGACGAGAGGACGAGAAGTCGAGATGGCTGGGCGCGGCGGGAGGGCGAAGCGTCGCTGCACTTCGCCTGCACGGACTCTGCGTCGAGAGGGGCTCTTCCGAGTCCCAGCCCTACACCACTGCTACCGCTGCCTGACGCGCCAGACTAGCCCAGCAGGTAGTCCCCCAGCTCGCCCAGCGACCGCGCCACACGCTCGGCGCGCGTCTCCCCGCTGTCGCGGACGGCGTCCAGGCGCACGGCGCGCATCCCCACCGCCAGCGCCCCGGCCACATCGGTGCGTTCGATGTCACCCACGTGCAGCGCCTCATGCGGTTCCACGCCTAACGCGCCGAGCGCGGTGTGGAAGATCTCGGGGCGGGGCTTGGCGTGGCCGACGTCCATCGAGTACACCGTCGCCGTGAAGTAGCCGCGGATCCCGTCCTGCCGCAGCACGAGATCCTGCGCGCGCCCGCTGGCAAAGCCGGTGTCGGAGATGATGGCGAGGGCATAGCGCCGGGACAGGCGCTCCAGCAGCTCTCGCGCCCCGTCCAGAAAGGGCGGCGGGAGTTCGAGGAGCGTTCGGTCGACGGTCTCCACGGCGGCTGCTACGTGCGCGCAATCGTCGGGACGCTCGATGCCGAGCTGCTGCAGCAACCAGTGGATCCGTTCGGCGGTCTGGTAGCCGCGCTGCTCGTCGCGCCACCAGCGCATCGCCTCCTCGGACGAGGCGAGGTAGAGGCGGTCGAATTCCTCGCGGCCGATGGCGTGCCCGAGCTCGTGCACCATCCCGAAGAGCGCCTCACGCCGCCGCTCGACGCGGACGGGCTCGGAGGCGCCCTGGTAGAGCGTGTCCCAGTAATCCAGGGTGATGGCGCGCAGCATCTCAGCCGTGCGAACGACGAGTCACGGTGTGCTGGCGCTCCGGGCGGGACGGATCGGCGTTCCGCCCGGTGTTGCCGAGGGAGGGGCTCAGCGGGTGGGGCGGCCCGGCGGGTTGGCGCCCTTGAAGACGTCGCGATTGATCTGGATGTACTGGCGCAGGTTGGCCGGGACGTCCTCTTCCGGGAAGATTGCCGTCACCGGGCATTCCGGTTCGCAGGCGCCGCAATCGATGCACTCATCGGGGTGGATGAAGAGCTGTTGCTCCCCTTCGTAGATGCAGTCCACGGGGCAGACATCCACGCAGGCCTTGTCCTTCGTGCCAATGCAGGCTTCGGTGATGACGTACGGCATGATCCCAGGTGGTTGAGCCGGTAGGTAGGCCGGAGGTACTTGCGGAGTGACAAGTATATGCGCTCCGCTCGGTGGATAATAGACGCTGGACATCGCCCTCGCGGCACACCAGATAGACACACATGCGTGTCACCATCAACGGCCGCTCGCGCGAGCTGTCACCCGAGCCGCTCGAGAGCCTCCTCACCACGCTCCGCGAGCGTCTCTTCCTCACCGGAGCCAAGCAGGGGTGCGACCGCGGCGAGTGCGGGGCGTGCACCGTCCTGCTGAACGGCGAGCCGGTGTGCGCCTGCCTCACGCTCACCCGCGCCTGCGAGGGAGCGTCGGTGACCACGGTCGAGGGGCTCGCGACGGGGCAGGCACTGCACCCACTGCAGGAGGCCTTCATTGTCCACGACGCGGTGCAGTGCGGCTTCTGCACCGCCGGGCAGCTGATGTCGGCGGTCGCCCTCCTGGCGCGCGACGCCTCGCCGGACGAGGGGGCGATTCGCGAGGCGATGGCGGGGAACCTGTGCCGCTGCGGCAGCTATCCGGGAATCGTGCGCGCCATCCAGGCCGTCGCGCGGGCAAACGGATGAGCGGGCCTAACGAGCGCCAGGGGCGTCGCTTTGTCTCCACCGTCGTCGAGGTGGAGGGTCGCCGCGAGGTCAAGGTCGTGGAGCTGCCGGCGCACGACCCCGCGCCGTGGGACGCGGACGCATCGCTGTCCATCGTTGGGCAGCGGGTCCCGCGCGTCGATGCACGGGAGAAGGTCACCGGGCGCGCGACGTTCACCACCGACATCCAGCGCCCGGGGATGCTGCACGCCGCCCTCGTGCGCGCGCCGATCGCGCGCGGGACGGTGACGTCGATCGATGCCGCCGCCGCGTTGCGGCTGTCGGGCGTGGCCGACGTCATCACGGGTGCCGACCTCCCCCGCCCCATCCGCGCCGGCGGGCTCCCGTTCCTCGGCGCGTCGGTCACCTATCCCGGCCAGCCGGTCGCGGCCGTGTGCGCCGAGTCGCGCCACCAGGCCATCGCCGCGGCCAGGGCGGTTCGCGTCACGTATGAGGCCGCTCCCTTCGCCATCACCTTCGAGGATGCGACGGCACCGGGCGCCCCCAGCGTACGCGGCGGCAACGCCAACACGATGCGCGGTTCTCCCATCGTCGTCGAGCGCGGCGACGTGGATGCGGCGCTGGCCACGGCCGACGTCATCGTCAGGCGCGAGTATCGCACGCCGTCGCAGCTGCACTCGCCGCTGGAGCCGCACGCCGCGGTCGCCGAGTGGGACGGCGATCGCCTCACGGTGTGGGAGTCGACGCAGGGGGTGTTTCGCGTGCGCGACGAGCTGGCCAAGGAGCTGGCGCTCCCGAAATCGCACGTGCGGGTGATCAAGGACTACATGGGGGGCGGCTTTGGCGGGAAGAACAACTCGGGGACGTACACCTTCGCCGCCGCCGTCCTGGCCCGTCGCACCGGACGCGCGGTGCGCTGCGTGTTCGAGCGCGATGAGGAGCAGATGGACGGCGGGCATCGCGCCCCGTCGCGCCAGGTGGTGACGTTAGGCGCGCGGCGCGACGGCCGCCTGGTGGCCATCGACGTGGTGGCGGAGGTGGCGTTAGGCGCCACGGGGTGGGAAGGGGGGCCGGCGGCGATCTTCCGCGAGCTGTACTCGTGCCCCAACGTGCGCACGCACGAGACGTTCGCCTACGTGAACACGCAGCCGATGATGTCGTTCCGCGCCCCGGGGCACGTGGAAGGGGCGTTCGCGCTCGAGCGAACGATGGACGTGCTGGCGCGCGAGCTCGGGCTCGACCCGCTGGCGCTGCGCCTGGTGAACTTCGCCGAGCGCGACGAGTCGGCGGATCGCCCGTACTCGGCGAACGGGCTGCGGCGGTGCTACGAGGAGGGGGCGAAGCGCTTTGGGTGGGGGGCGGCGGAGAATGCAGATGCCGACGCGGAAGGGAATGGTACGGAGGGGAAGGAAATGGTCACGTCGGATGGGCGCGGCGGTGCGAATGTGTTGTTGGGGGGGGCCCCCCAGCCGAACCACACCCCCCCGCACTCCCCCCACCGCGCGCCTCCCCACGCCCGCCGCCGCGGCGTCGGCATGGCCGCCTGCGTCTGGGGGGCCGGCGGCGGCCCTCCCGCCTACGCCACCGTCCGCCTCAACAACGACGCCTCCGTCGACGTCCTCAGCGGCACGCAGGACCTCGGCACCGGCTCGCGCACCGTCCTCGCCCAGGTGGCCGCCGAGTCGTTAGGCGCGCGACTCGACGACGTCCGCGTCATCCTCGGCGACACCGAGCGCACCCCATACGCCGGCAACTCCTGGGGTTCGATGACGACCGCCTCCGTCGGCCCCGCCGTCCGCGCCGCCGCCGAGGAAGCGAGGCAGAAGCTCCTCGAGGCGGCGAGCGAGATGCTGGAGTGCCACGCTGACGACCTCACCGCGCGCGACTCCACCATCACCACCCGCGACGGCGCACGCCGCATCGCCTTCGCCGATGTCACGCGCAAGCTCGGCAACGTCATGATCATGGGACAGGGCTCGCGCGGTCCCAACCCGGAGAATGTCGGGCTCATGTCGTTCGGCGCGCACTTTGCCGAGGTCGAGGTCGATATCGAGACGGGCGTCGTTCGCCTGCTCCGCATCGTGGCCGCGCACGACGCCGGGCGCATCATCAACCCGATGCTCGCCGAGTCGCAGTTGCACGGCGGGATCCTGCAGGGGATGGGCTTCGCGCTTTTCGAGGAGCGCCACCTCGACCC is a window of Gemmatimonadaceae bacterium DNA encoding:
- a CDS encoding xanthine dehydrogenase family protein molybdopterin-binding subunit: MSGPNERQGRRFVSTVVEVEGRREVKVVELPAHDPAPWDADASLSIVGQRVPRVDAREKVTGRATFTTDIQRPGMLHAALVRAPIARGTVTSIDAAAALRLSGVADVITGADLPRPIRAGGLPFLGASVTYPGQPVAAVCAESRHQAIAAARAVRVTYEAAPFAITFEDATAPGAPSVRGGNANTMRGSPIVVERGDVDAALATADVIVRREYRTPSQLHSPLEPHAAVAEWDGDRLTVWESTQGVFRVRDELAKELALPKSHVRVIKDYMGGGFGGKNNSGTYTFAAAVLARRTGRAVRCVFERDEEQMDGGHRAPSRQVVTLGARRDGRLVAIDVVAEVALGATGWEGGPAAIFRELYSCPNVRTHETFAYVNTQPMMSFRAPGHVEGAFALERTMDVLARELGLDPLALRLVNFAERDESADRPYSANGLRRCYEEGAKRFGWGAAENADADAEGNGTEGKEMVTSDGRGGANVLLGGAPQPNHTPPHSPHRAPPHARRRGVGMAACVWGAGGGPPAYATVRLNNDASVDVLSGTQDLGTGSRTVLAQVAAESLGARLDDVRVILGDTERTPYAGNSWGSMTTASVGPAVRAAAEEARQKLLEAASEMLECHADDLTARDSTITTRDGARRIAFADVTRKLGNVMIMGQGSRGPNPENVGLMSFGAHFAEVEVDIETGVVRLLRIVAAHDAGRIINPMLAESQLHGGILQGMGFALFEERHLDPHSGRPVNPSFHDYKIPTIADLPEIDAFCVEGSDTVANHLGARGLAEPPIIPVAPAIANAVADALGIEVRELPLTPWRILTALREG
- a CDS encoding HAD family hydrolase, giving the protein MLRAITLDYWDTLYQGASEPVRVERRREALFGMVHELGHAIGREEFDRLYLASSEEAMRWWRDEQRGYQTAERIHWLLQQLGIERPDDCAHVAAAVETVDRTLLELPPPFLDGARELLERLSRRYALAIISDTGFASGRAQDLVLRQDGIRGYFTATVYSMDVGHAKPRPEIFHTALGALGVEPHEALHVGDIERTDVAGALAVGMRAVRLDAVRDSGETRAERVARSLGELGDYLLG
- a CDS encoding alpha/beta fold hydrolase, which encodes MIAYGDGIEIGYDDAGEGDAIVFIHGFPHHRGLWSAQLGALMDRARCIAPDLRGFGESTVEPPYSVEQYADDVATLLDALKVERAVLCGLSMGGYVALAFWRRHRARVRGLVLMDTRAGADDPEARERRNQMIATARERGSAAIADAMITGMVGKRTREKCPEVVDDVHRMLESAPVEGVIGALQALRDRPDSTSTLGTIDVPTLIVVGEDDTLTPPSEAMLLHAGIRGSSLEVIAGAGHVSNVERPAAVNHVLTEFLARLSLS
- a CDS encoding (2Fe-2S)-binding protein produces the protein MRVTINGRSRELSPEPLESLLTTLRERLFLTGAKQGCDRGECGACTVLLNGEPVCACLTLTRACEGASVTTVEGLATGQALHPLQEAFIVHDAVQCGFCTAGQLMSAVALLARDASPDEGAIREAMAGNLCRCGSYPGIVRAIQAVARANG
- a CDS encoding ferredoxin family protein, coding for MPYVITEACIGTKDKACVDVCPVDCIYEGEQQLFIHPDECIDCGACEPECPVTAIFPEEDVPANLRQYIQINRDVFKGANPPGRPTR